Proteins encoded within one genomic window of Ottowia sp. SB7-C50:
- a CDS encoding branched-chain amino acid ABC transporter substrate-binding protein: protein MTHRQAFTLSAIAAGALLAASVVHAQDTQTVKIAHAGPTSGGIAHIGKDTENGVRMAIDELNAQNLTIGGKKIKFEIAAEDDAGDPKQATAVAQKLCDQKVAGVVGHLQSGTTIPASGIYNKCGIPHITTAATNPDVTKPGYNTTYRLIANDSSLGAALAIYAADALKLKNVAVIDDRTAYGQGLANVFKETARQKGMNVVAEEFTTDKATDFMAILTNIRGKKPDAIFYGGLDAQSGPMLRQLEQLGLGNVKFFSGDGSCTEKLPELAGKVAMVGNVTCATGGISVEKMAGGQDWKKRYDAKFPGAFQIYSPYAYDATMVLADAMKRANSVDPKVYVPAMRQTNYKGVTAQIQFTDKGELTKPAVTLNAYRNNARTPLN, encoded by the coding sequence ATGACCCATCGTCAGGCTTTCACGCTTTCCGCCATCGCCGCCGGCGCGCTGCTGGCCGCCAGCGTCGTGCACGCGCAGGACACCCAGACCGTCAAGATCGCCCACGCCGGCCCCACCTCGGGCGGCATTGCCCACATCGGCAAGGACACCGAAAACGGCGTGCGCATGGCCATCGACGAGCTGAACGCGCAGAACCTGACCATCGGCGGCAAGAAGATCAAGTTCGAGATCGCCGCCGAAGACGACGCGGGCGACCCCAAGCAGGCCACCGCCGTGGCGCAGAAGCTGTGCGACCAGAAGGTGGCGGGCGTGGTCGGCCACCTGCAGTCCGGCACCACCATCCCGGCGTCGGGCATCTACAACAAGTGCGGCATTCCGCACATCACCACCGCCGCCACCAACCCCGACGTCACCAAGCCGGGCTACAACACCACCTACCGCCTGATCGCCAACGACAGCTCGCTGGGGGCGGCGCTGGCCATCTACGCGGCCGACGCGCTCAAGCTGAAGAACGTGGCCGTCATCGACGACCGCACCGCCTACGGCCAGGGCCTGGCCAACGTGTTCAAGGAAACCGCGCGCCAGAAGGGCATGAACGTGGTGGCCGAGGAATTTACCACCGACAAGGCCACCGACTTCATGGCCATCCTGACCAACATCCGCGGCAAGAAGCCCGACGCCATCTTCTACGGCGGCCTGGACGCGCAGTCCGGCCCCATGCTGCGTCAGCTGGAGCAGCTGGGCCTGGGCAACGTCAAGTTCTTCAGCGGCGACGGCTCATGCACCGAAAAGCTGCCCGAGCTGGCGGGCAAGGTGGCCATGGTGGGCAACGTGACCTGCGCCACCGGCGGCATCTCGGTCGAGAAGATGGCCGGCGGCCAGGACTGGAAGAAGCGCTACGACGCCAAGTTCCCCGGCGCGTTCCAGATCTACAGCCCCTACGCCTACGACGCCACCATGGTGCTGGCCGACGCGATGAAGCGCGCCAACTCGGTCGACCCCAAGGTCTACGTGCCCGCCATGCGCCAAACCAACTACAAGGGCGTGACGGCGCAGATCCAGTTCACCGACAAGGGCGAACTGACCAAGCCGGCCGTAACGCTGAACGCCTACCGCAACAACGCACGCACGCCGCTGAACTGA
- a CDS encoding ABC transporter ATP-binding protein, with the protein MAQTLLKVSGLQVAYGGIQAVKGVDFEVREGELVSLIGSNGAGKTTTMKAITGTLPLAGGSIEYLGKSIKGQGPWDLVKQGLAMVPEGRGVFTRMSITENLLMGAYIRNDKAAIAEDVEKVFTIFPRLRERKDQLAGTMSGGEQQMLAMGRALMSRPKLLLLDEPSMGLSPIMVDKVFEVVRDVYAQGVTVLLVEQNASRALALADRGYVMESGLITMTGSGKDLLSDPKVRAAYLGE; encoded by the coding sequence ATGGCGCAGACTCTGTTGAAAGTTTCGGGCCTGCAGGTCGCCTATGGCGGCATCCAGGCGGTCAAGGGCGTGGATTTCGAGGTGCGCGAGGGCGAACTGGTGTCGCTCATCGGCTCCAACGGCGCCGGCAAGACCACCACCATGAAGGCCATCACCGGCACGCTGCCGCTGGCCGGCGGCAGCATCGAATACCTGGGCAAGTCCATCAAGGGCCAGGGCCCGTGGGACCTGGTCAAGCAGGGCCTGGCCATGGTGCCGGAAGGCCGCGGCGTGTTCACGCGCATGAGCATCACCGAGAACCTGCTCATGGGCGCCTACATCCGCAACGACAAGGCCGCCATTGCCGAAGACGTCGAGAAGGTGTTCACCATCTTCCCGCGCCTGCGCGAGCGCAAGGACCAGCTGGCCGGCACCATGTCGGGCGGCGAACAGCAGATGCTGGCCATGGGCCGCGCGCTGATGAGCCGTCCCAAGCTGCTGCTGCTGGACGAGCCGTCGATGGGCCTGTCGCCCATCATGGTCGACAAGGTGTTCGAGGTGGTGCGCGACGTGTATGCTCAAGGCGTCACCGTGCTGCTGGTCGAGCAGAACGCCAGCCGCGCGCTGGCGCTGGCGGATCGGGGCTACGTCATGGAATCGGGCCTCATCACCATGACCGGCAGCGGCAAGGATCTGCTGTCCGATCCCAAGGTGCGCGCCGCCTATCTGGGCGAATGA
- a CDS encoding branched-chain amino acid ABC transporter permease: MTQKNKIIAFVLCGIGLLVLPLVLQQFGNAWVRIADIALLYVMLSLGLNIVVGYAGLLDLGYVAFFAVGAYLYGLLASPHLTDTFPAIAAMFPNGFHTSLWLVIPLALALATVTGVLLGIPVLKLRGDYLAIVTLGFGEIIRIFMNNLDHPYNITNGPKGINQIDSVKFLGLDLGRPLTIGGIELASVTLYYYLFLALVIVTVIICQRLQDSRIGRAWMAIREDEIAAKAMGINTRNMKLLAFGMGASFGGVSGSMFAAFQGFVSPESFSLMESVMIVAMVVLGGIGHLPGVILGAVLLAALPEVLRYVAGPLQSMTDGRLDSAILRQLLIALAMIIVMLLRPRGLWPSPEHGKARPLGTGKVMPTSAQQNPPGVDFPGDAVPGNTENRQYPINP, encoded by the coding sequence ATGACGCAAAAAAACAAGATCATCGCCTTCGTCCTGTGCGGCATCGGCCTGCTGGTGCTGCCGCTGGTGCTGCAGCAGTTCGGCAATGCCTGGGTGCGCATCGCCGACATCGCGCTGTTGTACGTGATGCTGTCGCTGGGCCTGAACATCGTGGTCGGCTACGCCGGCCTGCTGGACCTGGGCTACGTCGCGTTCTTCGCCGTCGGCGCCTACCTGTACGGGCTGCTGGCCTCGCCGCACCTGACCGATACCTTTCCCGCCATCGCGGCGATGTTCCCCAACGGCTTTCACACCTCGCTGTGGCTGGTGATCCCGCTGGCGCTGGCGCTGGCCACCGTCACTGGCGTGCTGCTGGGCATTCCGGTGCTGAAGCTGCGGGGCGACTACCTGGCCATCGTGACGCTGGGCTTCGGTGAGATCATCCGCATCTTCATGAACAACCTGGACCACCCGTACAACATCACCAACGGGCCTAAGGGCATCAACCAGATCGATTCGGTGAAGTTTTTGGGGCTGGATCTGGGCCGGCCGCTGACGATTGGCGGCATCGAACTGGCCTCCGTCACGCTGTACTACTACCTGTTCCTGGCGCTGGTGATCGTCACGGTCATCATCTGCCAGCGCCTGCAGGATTCGCGCATCGGCCGCGCCTGGATGGCGATCCGCGAAGACGAAATCGCCGCCAAGGCCATGGGCATCAACACCCGCAACATGAAGCTGCTGGCCTTCGGCATGGGCGCTTCGTTCGGTGGCGTGTCGGGTTCCATGTTTGCCGCCTTCCAGGGCTTCGTGTCGCCCGAGTCGTTCAGCCTGATGGAGTCGGTGATGATCGTCGCGATGGTGGTGCTGGGCGGCATCGGTCACCTGCCGGGCGTCATTCTGGGCGCGGTGCTGCTGGCCGCGCTGCCCGAGGTGCTGCGCTACGTGGCGGGCCCGCTGCAGTCCATGACCGACGGCCGGCTCGACTCGGCCATCTTGCGCCAGCTGCTGATCGCGCTGGCCATGATCATCGTCATGCTGCTGCGTCCGCGCGGCCTGTGGCCGTCGCCCGAGCATGGCAAGGCTCGCCCGCTGGGCACCGGCAAGGTCATGCCCACGTCGGCGCAGCAGAACCCGCCGGGCGTCGACTTTCCCGGTGATGCCGTTCCCGGCAACACCGAGAACCGGCAATACCCCATCAACCCCTGA
- a CDS encoding ABC transporter ATP-binding protein, translating into MSKDDIVLKVQGVSKRFGGLQALSDVGITIRRGQVYGLIGPNGAGKTTFFNVITGLYTPDSGTFELAGQPYRPQAVHQVAKAGIARTFQNIRLFAEMTALENVMVGRHVRTHSGLVGAVFRTPGFKAEEDAIAERAQQLLDYVGIGKYAQFKSRTLSYGDQRRLEIARALATDPQLIALDEPAAGMNATEKVALRELIDRIRKDNRTILLIEHDVKLVMGLCDRVTVLDYGKQIAEGTPADVQKNEKVIEAYLGTGGH; encoded by the coding sequence ATGAGCAAGGACGACATCGTTCTCAAGGTACAGGGCGTGTCCAAGCGCTTCGGCGGGCTGCAGGCCCTGTCCGACGTGGGCATCACCATCCGGCGCGGCCAGGTCTATGGCCTGATCGGCCCCAATGGCGCGGGCAAGACGACGTTCTTCAACGTCATCACCGGCCTCTACACGCCCGACAGCGGCACCTTTGAGCTGGCCGGCCAGCCCTACCGGCCCCAGGCCGTGCACCAGGTGGCCAAGGCGGGCATCGCGCGTACGTTCCAGAACATCCGGCTGTTCGCCGAGATGACGGCGCTCGAAAACGTGATGGTCGGCCGCCACGTGCGCACACATTCCGGCCTGGTGGGCGCGGTGTTCCGCACGCCCGGGTTCAAGGCCGAGGAAGACGCCATCGCCGAGCGCGCGCAGCAACTGCTGGACTACGTCGGCATCGGCAAGTACGCGCAGTTCAAGTCGCGTACGCTGTCGTATGGCGACCAGCGCCGGCTTGAAATTGCCCGCGCGCTGGCCACCGACCCGCAACTGATCGCGCTGGACGAGCCGGCCGCCGGCATGAACGCCACCGAGAAAGTGGCCTTGCGCGAGCTGATCGACCGCATCCGCAAGGACAACCGCACCATTCTGCTTATCGAGCACGACGTCAAGCTGGTGATGGGCCTGTGCGACCGCGTGACGGTGCTGGACTATGGCAAGCAGATTGCCGAAGGCACGCCGGCCGATGTGCAGAAAAACGAAAAAGTGATCGAAGCCTATCTGGGCACGGGAGGCCATTGA